The following proteins are co-located in the Rippkaea orientalis PCC 8801 genome:
- a CDS encoding glycosyltransferase, which produces MLITMLTAGTRGDVQPYIALGVALQKAGDYTIRIAASENFESLVKEFGLEFYPLPGDLSKIAEDSRIRKAMEADNPLKIIMSFNRLKSPIFDFQKDFYRACQGSDGIIYHPGAAIAYFIAQRLNIPSILASPFPMQPTQDYPALIFYHFPRLGKGFNRLTHLVFEEIMWGMSKSGIKAFWQKEFRTNPPNFANPFRKQQPTIVSCSNYVFPKPQDLPVTVHNTGYWFLDEGVNGLLKEELEDFLSSGSPPVYVGFGSLGDPTQAEKTTQLVINALNLCGQRGILVTGWHGMAKLDRMPETILMLESVSHAWLFPRLSVIVHHGGAGTTAAALRSGVPSVIIPHANDQFAWGTRLYELGVAAKPIPRKKLTANNLAAAITDTFRQEVRQKAKVLGEKIQGEKGLEKAVQIVMDCFKQGST; this is translated from the coding sequence ATGCTGATCACAATGCTAACCGCAGGGACAAGAGGAGACGTGCAACCCTATATTGCGCTAGGGGTAGCCTTACAGAAAGCCGGAGACTACACCATTCGGATTGCAGCCTCAGAAAATTTTGAAAGCTTGGTCAAAGAATTTGGATTAGAATTTTACCCCCTTCCAGGGGATCTCTCCAAAATCGCTGAGGATAGTCGCATTAGAAAAGCCATGGAAGCTGACAACCCGCTTAAGATAATCATGAGTTTTAATCGGCTAAAATCTCCTATTTTTGACTTTCAGAAGGATTTTTATCGAGCGTGTCAGGGGTCAGATGGAATTATCTATCATCCAGGGGCAGCGATCGCATACTTTATCGCTCAGAGGTTGAACATTCCCAGTATCCTTGCATCACCCTTTCCGATGCAACCCACTCAAGACTATCCAGCCCTAATTTTTTATCATTTTCCACGCTTGGGAAAAGGATTTAATCGTCTGACCCATTTAGTGTTTGAGGAGATTATGTGGGGGATGTCGAAATCAGGGATTAAGGCCTTTTGGCAAAAAGAATTTAGGACGAATCCGCCAAATTTTGCCAATCCCTTCAGAAAACAGCAGCCAACAATCGTTTCTTGCAGTAATTATGTTTTTCCTAAGCCCCAAGACTTGCCAGTAACTGTACATAACACAGGCTATTGGTTCTTAGATGAAGGGGTTAATGGACTTCTCAAGGAGGAATTAGAGGATTTTTTGTCAAGTGGTTCTCCTCCGGTGTATGTGGGTTTTGGAAGTCTTGGAGATCCCACGCAAGCTGAAAAAACAACCCAATTGGTTATTAACGCGCTAAACCTTTGTGGACAACGGGGTATTTTAGTGACGGGATGGCATGGCATGGCAAAACTTGATAGGATGCCGGAAACCATCTTAATGCTTGAAAGCGTGTCCCATGCTTGGTTATTTCCGCGATTGTCAGTTATTGTTCATCATGGGGGTGCAGGAACCACAGCGGCTGCTTTAAGGTCTGGTGTGCCGAGCGTTATTATTCCCCATGCTAATGACCAATTCGCTTGGGGAACTCGTCTCTACGAACTCGGTGTAGCTGCCAAACCGATTCCAAGGAAAAAACTAACGGCCAACAACCTCGCAGCAGCTATTACAGATACCTTCAGACAAGAAGTCCGACAGAAGGCTAAAGTCTTGGGAGAAAAAATTCAGGGGGAGAAGGGTTTGGAAAAGGCGGTCCAAATTGTGATGGATTGTTTCAAACAAGGAAGCACTTGA
- a CDS encoding MarR family winged helix-turn-helix transcriptional regulator: MEQILIEFVNTLDSLFKKLQEEVGNTSGVSQLTISQFQYIDAIHQLGKPTITEIAEKLGITKASVTAGTNKLTKLGYITKTQSSEDKRVFRVSLTETGQRLINAKYQALKEYGEFISSSLTEEESQQFTAIMIKLVQRFRQT; the protein is encoded by the coding sequence ATGGAACAAATTTTAATTGAATTTGTTAACACCCTTGACTCCCTATTCAAAAAGCTACAGGAGGAAGTCGGGAACACTTCAGGGGTGTCACAGCTAACTATCAGTCAATTTCAATATATTGATGCTATTCATCAGCTTGGAAAGCCAACTATTACAGAAATTGCTGAAAAACTAGGAATTACTAAAGCCTCTGTTACCGCAGGAACGAATAAGCTGACTAAACTCGGATACATCACCAAAACGCAGTCTAGTGAAGATAAACGGGTTTTTCGCGTTAGTTTGACCGAAACAGGTCAACGCCTAATCAATGCTAAATATCAAGCTCTTAAGGAGTACGGGGAGTTTATCAGTTCTTCCCTAACCGAAGAGGAATCTCAACAATTTACAGCGATCATGATCAAGTTAGTTCAACGATTTCGACAAACCTAG
- a CDS encoding class I SAM-dependent methyltransferase, producing the protein MLDNSQKSSAVQRLYNTYPFPPEPLLDEPPPGYNWRWNWTAAYNFCTGRKPPRQNIRILDAGCGTGVGTEYLIMLNPDAEIVGIDLSEKALEIAEERSQKSGVASQHNAPISFQHLNLENAAQLPGQFDLINCVGVLHHLPDPIKGIQALAEKLAPGGIFHIFVYAELGRWEIQLMQQAIAFLQGQKKGDYKDGVFVGRQLFEILPENNRIVKREKERWCLENHRDESFADMYVHPQETDYNIDTLFELIEASGLEFIGFSNPQYWELDRLIGQSEELMERAKQLSDRQRYRLTELLDPENITHYEFFLGKPPLTQIDWSVDELLLSAIPELHPCLYGWPSQSLLNYDYQPVSLTDIEYQFLQGCQGDVTVKAILANCSIDLDNIRSLQKRQLMILTPPL; encoded by the coding sequence ATGCTTGACAATTCACAAAAAAGTTCTGCGGTTCAACGTTTATACAACACCTATCCTTTTCCTCCTGAACCATTATTAGATGAACCGCCACCTGGCTACAATTGGCGATGGAATTGGACGGCAGCTTATAATTTTTGTACAGGACGCAAACCCCCTAGGCAAAATATTCGCATTTTAGACGCAGGATGTGGGACGGGAGTAGGGACAGAATACTTAATAATGCTCAACCCTGATGCAGAAATTGTGGGCATTGATCTGAGCGAAAAAGCCTTAGAAATTGCCGAAGAACGATCTCAAAAATCCGGGGTTGCTAGTCAACATAATGCTCCGATTTCGTTTCAGCATTTAAACCTAGAAAATGCAGCGCAATTACCCGGACAATTTGACTTAATTAATTGTGTGGGAGTGCTTCATCATTTACCTGATCCCATTAAAGGTATTCAAGCTTTAGCCGAAAAATTAGCCCCAGGAGGAATATTTCATATCTTTGTTTATGCTGAGTTGGGACGATGGGAAATTCAACTCATGCAACAGGCGATCGCTTTCCTTCAAGGGCAGAAAAAAGGTGACTACAAAGATGGTGTTTTTGTGGGTCGTCAATTGTTTGAAATATTACCAGAAAACAACCGAATTGTCAAGCGAGAAAAGGAAAGATGGTGTTTAGAAAACCATCGAGATGAATCCTTTGCTGATATGTATGTTCATCCCCAAGAAACGGATTATAATATTGATACGTTGTTTGAATTAATTGAGGCATCGGGATTAGAATTTATTGGCTTTTCTAACCCGCAATATTGGGAATTAGATCGGTTAATTGGTCAGTCGGAAGAATTGATGGAACGGGCGAAACAATTGAGCGATCGCCAACGTTATCGACTCACAGAATTACTCGATCCCGAAAATATTACTCACTACGAATTTTTCTTAGGAAAACCTCCCTTAACTCAAATCGATTGGTCAGTTGATGAGTTACTTTTATCGGCGATTCCTGAACTCCATCCCTGTCTCTATGGTTGGCCTAGTCAGAGTTTACTCAATTATGATTATCAACCTGTAAGCTTGACGGACATTGAATATCAGTTTCTTCAAGGTTGCCAAGGAGATGTAACAGTTAAAGCAATTTTAGCCAATTGTTCAATTGATTTAGACAACATTCGCTCCTTACAAAAACGACAATTAATGATATTAACACCACCGTTGTAA
- a CDS encoding Uma2 family endonuclease translates to MTQTGIPILTNDVSDVPKRLTFEEYRFYQDNTDTRYELHRGRLIPMPTATALHSRICQFLVYCLREYFATTDQNLIVINDVGVRTGIDSSRIPDVIVFPPERWEILCSRKGAGVLDLEETPNLVIEVTSENWRDDYILKRAEYAMINIPEYWIIDPNKKRVRILTEPQLEDGYQNQEFVLGQSIQSKQWGNLQLSVDKMLSPPIVEDLIKAKKAEFRQLEQQVSEERQRAETERQRAERLATFLREQGINPETI, encoded by the coding sequence ATGACACAGACAGGTATTCCCATTCTTACCAATGATGTCTCGGATGTCCCTAAGCGATTGACATTTGAGGAATATCGCTTTTATCAAGATAATACGGATACCCGATATGAACTGCATCGAGGAAGATTAATTCCTATGCCGACTGCCACTGCATTACATAGCCGAATTTGCCAATTTTTAGTTTATTGTTTGAGAGAATATTTTGCTACCACTGACCAAAATTTAATTGTCATTAATGATGTGGGAGTCAGAACCGGAATTGATTCTTCGCGCATTCCTGATGTGATAGTCTTTCCTCCCGAACGATGGGAAATTCTGTGTTCTCGAAAAGGGGCAGGGGTTTTAGACTTAGAAGAAACTCCCAATTTAGTGATAGAAGTTACTAGCGAAAATTGGCGAGATGACTATATTCTAAAACGGGCTGAATATGCTATGATTAATATACCTGAGTATTGGATTATTGATCCTAATAAAAAACGGGTTCGTATCTTAACTGAGCCTCAACTCGAAGATGGGTATCAAAACCAAGAATTTGTGCTAGGACAATCTATCCAATCTAAACAATGGGGCAATTTACAGCTATCCGTTGATAAAATGCTTTCTCCTCCCATCGTTGAAGATTTAATTAAGGCAAAAAAAGCAGAATTTCGTCAACTAGAACAACAAGTCAGTGAAGAACGTCAACGCGCAGAAACCGAACGTCAGCGCGCAGAAAGGTTAGCTACATTCTTACGAGAACAAGGCATTAATCCTGAAACAATTTAG
- the guaA gene encoding glutamine-hydrolyzing GMP synthase: MTTQTPPITNPSEKLPTEPINKALNRQMLVILDFGSQYSELIARRIRETQVYSEVLSYRTTIEQIRQLNPRGIILSGGPNSVYDNRAPQCDPEIFHLGVPILGVCYGMQLMVQQLGGQVERAKRGEYGKASLFIDDPTDLLTNVEDGSTMWMSHGDSCTQLPEGFDILAHTENTSCAAIAHHQKKLFGVQFHPEVVHSVGGIALIRNFVYHICQCEPTWTTEAFVEESIREIRAKVGDKRVLLALSGGVDSSTLAFLLHRAIGDNLTCMFIDQGFMRKGEPERLVEIFDKQFHIPVEYVNARTRFLEQLAGVTDPETKRRLIGHEFIQVFEEESERLGPFDYLAQGTLYPDVIESADTNVDPQTGERVAVKIKSHHNVGGLPKNLRFKLVEPLRKLFKDEVRKLGRAIGLPEEIVRRHPFPGPGLAIRIIGEVTAERLNILRDADFIVRDEISKQGMYHDFWQAFAVLLPVRSVGVMGDRRTYAHPIVLRLITSEDGMTADWAKVPYDLLETISNRIVNEVKGVNRVVYDITSKPPGTIEWE, encoded by the coding sequence GTGACTACCCAAACTCCCCCCATCACTAACCCGTCTGAGAAATTACCGACTGAGCCGATCAATAAAGCCCTTAACCGTCAAATGCTGGTGATCCTCGATTTTGGCTCCCAATATTCGGAATTGATCGCTCGTCGTATCCGCGAAACTCAAGTGTATTCCGAAGTCCTCTCCTATCGGACGACTATCGAGCAAATTCGTCAGCTTAACCCCCGTGGGATTATCCTCTCAGGAGGACCCAATTCGGTCTATGATAACCGTGCGCCCCAATGTGATCCCGAAATTTTTCATCTAGGTGTCCCCATCTTGGGCGTTTGCTACGGAATGCAGTTGATGGTTCAACAACTCGGTGGCCAAGTGGAACGGGCAAAACGCGGAGAATACGGGAAAGCTTCCCTATTTATCGATGATCCCACCGATTTACTCACCAACGTCGAAGATGGTTCCACCATGTGGATGAGTCATGGTGACTCCTGTACCCAATTGCCGGAAGGGTTCGATATTTTAGCCCATACCGAGAATACTTCCTGCGCTGCGATCGCCCACCACCAAAAGAAACTGTTTGGCGTACAATTTCACCCCGAAGTCGTCCACTCAGTCGGCGGCATTGCCCTGATTCGTAATTTTGTCTACCATATCTGTCAATGTGAACCTACTTGGACAACAGAAGCCTTTGTAGAAGAGTCGATTCGGGAAATTCGCGCTAAAGTAGGAGATAAACGGGTCTTATTAGCGTTATCTGGGGGAGTGGATTCGTCTACCTTAGCCTTCCTCCTACATCGGGCGATCGGGGATAACCTAACTTGTATGTTTATCGATCAGGGGTTCATGCGTAAGGGAGAACCCGAACGATTGGTCGAGATTTTTGATAAACAGTTCCATATTCCCGTAGAATACGTTAACGCGAGAACGCGCTTTTTAGAACAATTGGCCGGAGTGACCGATCCCGAAACGAAACGCCGTTTGATCGGACACGAATTTATTCAAGTCTTTGAAGAAGAGTCGGAACGTCTCGGACCCTTTGATTATTTGGCACAAGGGACGCTTTATCCCGATGTTATTGAGTCAGCCGATACCAATGTTGACCCCCAAACGGGCGAAAGAGTGGCAGTTAAGATTAAAAGTCACCATAATGTGGGGGGATTACCCAAAAATCTGCGGTTTAAGCTGGTAGAACCCCTGCGGAAGTTGTTTAAGGATGAGGTACGCAAGTTAGGCCGGGCGATCGGTTTACCAGAAGAAATTGTCCGTCGTCATCCCTTTCCGGGTCCAGGGTTGGCTATTCGTATTATTGGGGAAGTCACGGCAGAACGCCTGAATATCCTACGGGATGCCGATTTTATCGTCCGTGATGAAATTAGCAAACAGGGGATGTACCATGATTTTTGGCAAGCGTTCGCGGTTCTTTTACCCGTTCGTAGTGTTGGGGTGATGGGCGATCGCCGTACCTACGCTCACCCCATTGTTTTACGCTTAATTACTAGCGAAGATGGTATGACGGCAGATTGGGCAAAAGTTCCCTATGATTTGCTAGAAACTATCTCTAATCGCATTGTTAATGAGGTAAAAGGGGTTAACCGCGTGGTTTATGATATTACTTCCAAACCCCCCGGAACTATCGAATGGGAATAG
- the nadB gene encoding L-aspartate oxidase yields the protein MPLIAIANSVSSDILTNPFDILVVGSGAAGLYAALCLPQEYRVGLITKDTLKTGASDWAQGGIAAAIAPDDSPKFHLEDTLKAGVQLCDTKAVQFLVDQASSAINSLVQMGVAFDRQGTHLAMTLEAAHSHPRVLHAADTTGRAIVDTLTEKVLERPNIEIVSQAVALQLWIEHEECLGISVLYQEQIYWIRSGAVILATGGGGQVYAQTTNPSVSTGDGVALGWRGGAILRDIEFFQFHPTALTKPGAPRFLISEAVRGEGAHLIDRQGRRFAFDYHPNGELAPRDVVSRAIFSHLQKTATDPAHDPVYLDLRPIEPERIRRRFPNIIRVCQEWGIDLFCEPIPVAPAAHYWMGGVKVDLTNQTSIKGLYAIGETASTGVHGANRLASNSLLECLVFASQLSQLRVISPQNSDLPGIYPIEHQGHWTAEMDVIGSIRHDLPSLVWKSAGICREAAVLTSALEQVKLWRSQLEKLKISHYVLGLSPGQAVIFDSPLAPIQLKSCAETLNLLDIAYLILKSALFRQESRGGHYRIDYPQSSPEWIVHTLICGEQWWTGQVD from the coding sequence ATACCCTTGATAGCTATAGCTAATTCTGTTTCTAGTGATATTCTGACAAACCCGTTTGACATTTTAGTCGTGGGGTCGGGGGCGGCGGGATTGTATGCGGCCTTGTGTTTGCCCCAAGAGTATCGAGTTGGCTTAATTACTAAGGATACCCTAAAAACAGGGGCGAGTGATTGGGCACAAGGGGGAATTGCGGCCGCGATCGCCCCAGATGATTCCCCGAAATTTCATCTTGAAGACACCCTCAAAGCCGGAGTTCAACTCTGTGACACCAAAGCGGTTCAATTTTTGGTCGATCAAGCGTCCTCAGCCATTAATTCCCTGGTTCAAATGGGGGTAGCCTTTGATCGCCAGGGAACCCATTTAGCCATGACCCTAGAGGCTGCCCATTCCCATCCCCGTGTCCTCCATGCTGCCGATACAACCGGACGGGCGATCGTGGATACTTTGACCGAAAAAGTCCTAGAACGCCCCAATATTGAGATTGTTTCCCAAGCGGTGGCCTTGCAGTTGTGGATCGAACATGAGGAATGTTTGGGTATCAGTGTTCTCTATCAAGAACAAATTTACTGGATTCGTTCTGGGGCGGTTATTTTAGCCACGGGAGGGGGTGGCCAGGTTTATGCTCAAACCACCAATCCGTCGGTGAGTACGGGGGATGGTGTGGCTCTGGGCTGGCGTGGCGGAGCAATTTTGCGCGATATCGAGTTTTTCCAATTCCATCCCACCGCGTTAACGAAACCGGGAGCTCCCCGTTTTTTGATTAGTGAAGCGGTGCGGGGAGAAGGAGCGCACCTGATTGATCGTCAAGGACGGCGGTTTGCCTTTGATTATCACCCGAATGGGGAGTTAGCTCCTAGGGATGTGGTCAGTCGGGCGATTTTTAGTCATTTACAAAAAACGGCGACTGATCCCGCCCATGATCCCGTCTATTTGGATTTGCGTCCCATTGAACCGGAACGGATTCGTCGTCGTTTTCCGAATATTATTCGGGTTTGCCAAGAGTGGGGGATCGATCTCTTCTGTGAGCCGATTCCTGTGGCTCCTGCTGCCCATTATTGGATGGGAGGGGTTAAAGTCGATTTGACGAATCAAACGTCGATTAAGGGGCTTTATGCCATCGGAGAAACGGCGAGTACGGGGGTTCATGGGGCGAATCGGTTGGCCAGCAATTCGTTGTTAGAGTGTTTGGTGTTTGCGTCTCAATTATCGCAACTGAGGGTCATTTCTCCTCAAAACAGTGATTTGCCAGGGATTTATCCTATTGAACACCAAGGACACTGGACAGCAGAAATGGACGTAATTGGCTCAATTCGCCATGATTTACCGAGTCTGGTCTGGAAAAGTGCGGGGATTTGTCGAGAAGCAGCAGTCCTCACTTCAGCGTTAGAGCAGGTTAAACTGTGGCGATCGCAATTAGAAAAATTGAAAATCAGTCACTATGTTCTTGGTTTGTCTCCCGGTCAAGCGGTGATTTTTGATTCTCCTTTAGCTCCAATACAATTAAAGTCCTGTGCTGAAACGCTAAATTTATTGGATATTGCTTATTTAATCCTTAAAAGTGCTTTATTTCGCCAAGAAAGCCGTGGTGGTCATTACCGCATCGATTATCCTCAATCTTCTCCTGAATGGATAGTACATACCCTTATCTGTGGTGAGCAGTGGTGGACGGGTCAAGTTGACTAA
- a CDS encoding HEAT repeat domain-containing protein has protein sequence MINYRFPLLLIMAITCLAGTTYKTENSIVLAQNQGNWRREIAQKPANEPPKNSSSKSSASDYNRYMQEGYKASQEKNYQKAIEQFKKALEIRPNDIYAQQAIYNTQSYLDRAKSPLNSFTDNGLVVLVGLMMVIGGVSVGVWLFLRRLPSHSGHTSQVELLETEDAFKQEVIDKKENLEPIIIEAENLSKQSSLDVKSERNGSHKIKAKTTNKKELTKKSEAVLPLQTTTRIANLDVIEDLLKDLQEIDPKKRRKAIWELAQKADSRAMKPLVDLMIDTDSQERTLILEALSQISSRTLKPMNQALAISLQDKNPQVRKNAIRDLTRIYDIMSQISQLLAHAIDDPDNDVQETARWALNQLNLQVPPHLSLLNSESEERVKEKPSYLDSTEL, from the coding sequence ATGATTAACTATCGTTTCCCCCTATTATTAATAATGGCCATCACCTGTTTGGCTGGAACAACTTATAAGACGGAAAATTCAATCGTTTTGGCTCAAAATCAAGGAAATTGGCGAAGGGAAATTGCTCAAAAACCCGCTAATGAACCTCCTAAAAATTCATCGTCTAAGTCTAGTGCTTCTGACTACAATCGCTATATGCAGGAGGGATATAAAGCGAGTCAAGAAAAGAACTATCAAAAAGCAATAGAACAGTTTAAAAAAGCTCTTGAAATTCGTCCTAATGATATTTATGCTCAACAAGCTATTTATAATACTCAATCCTATCTAGATCGAGCCAAAAGTCCTCTTAATAGCTTCACTGATAATGGTCTGGTGGTATTAGTGGGATTAATGATGGTAATAGGAGGAGTAAGCGTAGGAGTTTGGCTATTTTTACGTCGATTACCCTCTCATTCTGGTCATACCTCTCAAGTAGAATTGTTAGAAACTGAAGACGCTTTCAAACAAGAAGTGATCGATAAAAAAGAGAATTTAGAACCCATCATAATAGAAGCAGAAAATTTATCTAAGCAATCTTCTCTAGACGTAAAATCAGAAAGAAATGGCAGCCATAAAATCAAAGCTAAAACAACGAATAAAAAAGAATTAACCAAGAAGTCTGAAGCTGTTTTACCCCTGCAAACAACGACCCGAATTGCTAATTTAGATGTGATTGAAGACCTGCTAAAAGATTTACAAGAAATTGACCCTAAAAAACGACGTAAAGCCATTTGGGAACTGGCACAAAAAGCCGATTCAAGAGCGATGAAACCCTTGGTTGATCTGATGATCGATACGGATTCCCAAGAGCGTACTTTAATTTTAGAAGCTCTTTCTCAAATTAGTTCGCGTACCCTCAAACCGATGAATCAAGCGTTAGCCATTTCTTTACAAGATAAAAATCCCCAAGTTCGGAAAAATGCGATTAGGGATTTAACGCGAATTTATGATATAATGTCGCAGATTAGTCAACTCCTTGCCCATGCGATCGATGATCCTGACAACGATGTTCAAGAGACAGCAAGATGGGCTCTTAATCAATTAAATTTACAAGTTCCTCCCCATTTATCTCTCCTCAATTCTGAGTCAGAAGAGAGAGTAAAAGAAAAACCTTCCTATTTAGATTCAACAGAATTATAA
- a CDS encoding P-loop NTPase fold protein yields MVLDIKFFLILFNISYPMAQDPNLLKTLFNAFNPFQPLKADDPAYVNCQEVRGDGDIITELGKEITYSDHPSCQLYAGHTGAGKSTELKRLEKYLKEQKFYVVYFAADEEDIDPEDAQHTDILLACTRHLLEDLKDKSNAETLVDWLKNLGQVIQDLALTEISINDPKVEVGITQFAKLSAVLKAAPGSRQQIRQQIENHTPSLIEALNKFINEAKQTLSKDKYKGIVVIADNLDRIARKFYDNGQRSNHDSIFIDRSEQLRKLDCHTIYTVPLSMVYSDRATILEDKFGTIRVLPMIMVRTSDNNEYEPGIKKVIQLIEKRIKKVDSNLQLDKVFQDTDDLKLLCLMSGGHVRNLMLLMNIAIQKTSELPITQKAIKRAISDLRKTYRNGINEDEWQILAKVHLSKKKPNNIEHQKLLANRSILEYHSIENDDIKPWYDIHPVIKDIEEFDLALQQEQKLREDRENE; encoded by the coding sequence ATGGTTTTAGATATAAAATTTTTTTTAATTTTATTTAATATCAGTTATCCGATGGCTCAAGATCCTAATCTTCTCAAAACCTTGTTTAATGCTTTTAATCCATTTCAACCCTTAAAAGCAGATGATCCAGCTTATGTGAATTGTCAAGAAGTTCGAGGTGATGGAGATATTATTACAGAACTTGGCAAAGAAATTACTTATTCCGATCACCCAAGTTGCCAACTTTACGCAGGGCACACAGGTGCAGGAAAATCTACTGAACTAAAACGCTTAGAGAAGTATCTAAAAGAGCAAAAGTTTTATGTAGTTTATTTTGCTGCTGATGAAGAAGATATTGATCCTGAAGATGCTCAACATACCGATATTCTCTTAGCTTGTACAAGACATTTATTAGAAGATCTAAAAGACAAATCAAATGCTGAAACTCTCGTTGACTGGCTCAAAAATTTGGGACAAGTTATTCAAGATTTAGCGTTAACAGAAATATCTATCAATGATCCAAAAGTTGAAGTAGGTATTACCCAATTTGCTAAACTTAGTGCTGTCTTAAAAGCTGCTCCTGGTAGTCGTCAACAAATTCGACAGCAAATAGAAAATCATACCCCTTCTTTAATTGAAGCATTAAATAAATTTATTAATGAAGCTAAACAAACTCTTTCCAAGGACAAATATAAAGGCATTGTTGTTATTGCTGATAATTTAGATCGTATTGCTCGTAAATTTTATGATAATGGTCAAAGAAGTAATCATGATTCTATCTTTATTGATCGTAGTGAACAGTTAAGAAAACTTGACTGTCATACTATTTATACTGTTCCTCTTTCAATGGTTTATTCAGATCGAGCAACGATTTTAGAAGATAAGTTTGGAACAATACGAGTATTACCAATGATTATGGTGCGGACTTCTGATAATAACGAATATGAACCAGGAATTAAAAAAGTCATTCAATTAATTGAAAAACGAATTAAAAAAGTCGATAGTAATTTACAATTAGATAAAGTATTTCAAGATACAGATGATCTCAAGTTATTATGTTTAATGAGTGGTGGTCATGTACGAAATTTAATGTTATTAATGAACATTGCTATACAAAAAACGTCAGAGTTGCCTATTACTCAAAAAGCAATAAAAAGAGCAATCTCAGACCTTAGAAAAACCTATCGTAATGGAATAAATGAGGATGAATGGCAAATTTTAGCCAAAGTCCATTTATCTAAGAAAAAACCCAATAATATAGAACATCAAAAGTTATTAGCTAATCGTTCTATCTTAGAGTATCATTCTATTGAGAACGATGATATTAAACCTTGGTATGATATTCATCCCGTGATTAAGGATATTGAAGAATTTGATTTAGCACTTCAACAAGAACAAAAATTGAGGGAGGATAGAGAGAATGAATAA